A stretch of Plesiomonas shigelloides DNA encodes these proteins:
- the trpCF gene encoding bifunctional indole-3-glycerol-phosphate synthase TrpC/phosphoribosylanthranilate isomerase TrpF: MKETVLSRIVADKHHWIAQQKSAQPLESFILDIHPSDRDFYAALRQNRPAFILECKKASPSKGLIRADFDPAAIARIYAPYASVISVLTDEKYFQGSFSFLPQVRQEVRQPVLCKDFIIDPYQIYLARHHQADAILLMLSVLDDETYRTLHAVADRLHMGVLTEVSNREEAERAVTLGARVVGINNRNLRDLSIDTSRTVELAAMLPPDVLVISESGIHQHRQIRQLGQVAHGFLIGSALMAEPDLNQAVRRVLLGENKVCGLTRPEDALAAYQAGAYYGGLIFVGKSPRYVDIATAKTIQAAAPLQYVGVFRNAKPETIALTVERLGLHAVQLHGSEDAAYIHALRQTLPTQCQIWKALPVGEHVPKLDLPDVDRYVLDSEAQGQFGGTGRTFNWALLEGLPLDNVLLAGGLNPDNAESAQHLGAVGLDFNSGLESAPGIKSQDKISTVFSRLRQQGVSA; this comes from the coding sequence ATGAAAGAGACTGTATTAAGTCGCATTGTCGCCGACAAACACCATTGGATTGCGCAGCAAAAAAGCGCGCAGCCATTGGAAAGCTTTATTCTGGATATTCACCCCAGCGATCGGGATTTTTATGCGGCGCTACGCCAAAACCGACCGGCATTTATTTTGGAATGCAAGAAAGCCTCCCCCTCTAAGGGGCTGATCCGCGCTGATTTTGATCCCGCAGCGATTGCTCGGATCTACGCACCTTATGCTTCGGTCATTTCGGTACTGACTGACGAAAAATACTTTCAGGGCAGCTTTTCGTTTTTACCGCAAGTCAGACAAGAAGTGCGCCAGCCCGTGTTGTGCAAAGATTTCATCATTGACCCATATCAGATTTATCTGGCACGCCATCATCAAGCCGATGCCATCTTACTGATGCTGTCTGTGCTCGATGATGAAACCTACCGCACACTGCACGCGGTGGCCGATCGCCTGCACATGGGCGTGCTGACTGAAGTGAGCAATCGAGAAGAAGCTGAACGAGCGGTGACTCTCGGGGCGCGAGTAGTTGGCATCAATAACCGCAATCTGCGGGATTTGAGCATTGATACCTCGCGCACGGTTGAATTAGCCGCCATGTTACCACCAGATGTGCTGGTGATCAGCGAATCCGGTATCCACCAACATCGCCAGATCCGTCAACTCGGGCAAGTCGCACATGGCTTTTTGATTGGTAGCGCCCTGATGGCCGAGCCTGATTTGAATCAAGCGGTGCGCCGCGTGCTGCTGGGGGAAAACAAAGTTTGTGGTTTGACGCGCCCTGAAGATGCCCTGGCCGCCTATCAAGCCGGCGCTTACTACGGCGGGCTGATCTTTGTTGGCAAATCGCCGCGCTATGTGGATATTGCCACAGCAAAAACCATTCAAGCCGCCGCACCGCTGCAATACGTTGGCGTGTTTCGCAACGCCAAACCAGAAACCATCGCACTGACCGTTGAGCGCCTAGGTTTACATGCGGTGCAACTCCACGGCAGTGAGGATGCGGCGTATATCCACGCCTTACGGCAAACATTACCAACCCAGTGCCAAATTTGGAAAGCACTGCCCGTGGGCGAGCACGTCCCTAAACTGGATCTGCCGGATGTCGATCGCTATGTGCTCGACAGCGAAGCACAAGGCCAGTTCGGCGGCACCGGGCGCACCTTTAACTGGGCGTTATTAGAAGGATTACCGCTCGATAACGTGTTGCTCGCCGGTGGTCTAAACCCCGATAACGCCGAATCAGCGCAGCACTTAGGTGCCGTCGGCCTCGATTTTAACTCCGGCTTAGAAAGTGCGCCGGGGATCAAAAGTCAGGACAAAATCAGTACCGTTTTCTCACGTTTACGTCAGCAGGGAGTTTCAGCATGA
- the trpB gene encoding tryptophan synthase subunit beta — protein sequence MTKLNPYFGEFGGMFVPQILIPVLQQLEEAFIEARQDPAFQAELHDLLVNYAGRPTALTLCRNLTAGTRTKLYLKREDLLHGGAHKTNQVLGQALLARRMGKTEIIAETGAGQHGVATALACALLGLKCRIYMGAKDVERQSPNVFRMRLMGAEVIPVTSGSATLKDACSEAMRDWSASYATAHYLLGTAAGPHPFPTIVREFQRMIGEETKRQIMEKEGRLPDAVIACVGGGSNAIGMFADFIDETSVRLIGVEPGGLGIASGQHGAPLKHGKVGIFFGMKSPIMQDAEGQIEESYSISAGLDFPSVGPQHAHLNSIGRADYVSITDDEALDAFQEIARHEGIIAALESSHALAHALKMARENPQQEQLLVVNLSGRGDKDIFTVHKILQARGVMQ from the coding sequence ATGACCAAGCTTAATCCGTATTTTGGTGAATTTGGCGGGATGTTCGTCCCCCAGATTTTGATCCCTGTCTTGCAGCAGCTGGAAGAAGCGTTCATTGAGGCTCGCCAAGATCCTGCGTTTCAAGCTGAACTGCACGACCTGTTGGTCAACTACGCCGGACGCCCGACCGCCTTGACCCTGTGCCGTAATCTCACCGCCGGCACGCGCACTAAGCTATACCTCAAGCGCGAAGATTTACTGCACGGCGGCGCGCACAAAACCAACCAAGTATTGGGACAAGCGCTGCTGGCGCGTCGCATGGGCAAAACCGAGATCATCGCAGAAACCGGTGCTGGGCAACACGGCGTCGCCACCGCGCTGGCCTGCGCGCTGCTCGGACTCAAATGCCGCATCTACATGGGCGCGAAAGATGTGGAGCGTCAATCGCCGAATGTGTTTCGCATGCGACTGATGGGCGCAGAGGTGATCCCGGTCACCTCAGGCTCGGCAACCTTAAAAGATGCTTGCAGCGAAGCAATGCGTGATTGGTCTGCCAGCTATGCCACCGCCCACTACTTATTGGGCACGGCAGCAGGCCCGCATCCCTTCCCCACCATTGTGCGTGAATTTCAGCGCATGATTGGTGAAGAAACCAAGCGCCAAATTATGGAAAAAGAAGGCCGACTGCCAGATGCCGTGATCGCCTGTGTCGGCGGAGGCTCCAACGCCATCGGCATGTTCGCGGACTTTATTGATGAAACCTCCGTGCGCCTCATCGGTGTCGAGCCTGGTGGACTCGGCATTGCGAGCGGCCAACATGGTGCGCCACTCAAGCATGGCAAAGTGGGGATCTTCTTTGGGATGAAAAGCCCCATAATGCAAGACGCAGAAGGACAAATTGAAGAGTCCTACTCCATCTCTGCCGGTCTCGATTTCCCCTCTGTGGGCCCGCAGCATGCACACCTGAATAGCATTGGCCGTGCGGATTATGTTTCGATCACCGATGACGAAGCGTTAGACGCATTCCAAGAAATTGCCCGTCACGAAGGGATCATTGCCGCGCTGGAATCCTCACATGCACTGGCGCATGCCCTGAAAATGGCGCGCGAAAATCCGCAGCAAGAGCAATTGCTGGTGGTTAACCTTTCCGGTCGTGGCGACAAAGATATTTTTACTGTTCACAAGATCTTGCAAGCGCGCGGGGTGATGCAATGA